In one window of Oncorhynchus keta strain PuntledgeMale-10-30-2019 unplaced genomic scaffold, Oket_V2 Un_scaffold_1378_pilon_pilon, whole genome shotgun sequence DNA:
- the stoml1 gene encoding stomatin-like protein 1 isoform X1: MYNKASGYQSLPQRDLLTAKPGLFVATESFVQSPFHRHKGHSFDYIPNVRDNDYSDSTQGWLSWICNVIVCFMVYICTFITFPISGWFVLKVVPNYQRIVVFRLGRVRPPKGPGVVLLLPLIDQWQRVDLRTRAFNIPPCQVTTRDGGVVSVGADIQFRIWSPVMSVVSVQDLNASTRLTAHNAMTTSLGRKSVREIQTERIKLGEYLGMDINEMTKPWGLEVDRVELTVGAVLKHPEDHSSGPGSVILPPSIPGLEGLAEPIQQLAMHFLGNMAGNGAPLVRTEDSISFSDEVSSAPLAISRTGARDEAVTRPMSVLELYEGLLLSESLVSQVGACFLFLLQSPDGQQTSYYVDLSQGSGSAGPGSPPEGQVPDVTLSMTDQDLLAMFEGTLRPFAAYATGRLKVQGDLKTAMKLEEVIKLLRP; encoded by the exons ATGTATAATAAAGCGTCTGGATATCAGTCTCTACCGCAACGAGATTTGCTCACTGCCAAACCGGGGTTGTTCGTGGCGACAGAAAGCTTCGTCCAATCTCCATTCCACCGTCATAAAGGACATTCGTTTGACTACATCCCCAATGTTAGAGACAACGACTACAGTG ACTCCACTCAGGGATGGCTGTCCTGGATCTGCAATGTTATTGTCTGCTTCATGGTCTACATCTGCACCTTCATAACCTTCCCCATATCAGGCTGGTTCGTACTGAAG GTTGTCCCTAACTACCAGCGCATCGTAGTGTTTCGTCTGGGCAGAGTACGTCCTCCTAAAGGGCCAGGAGTGGTGTTGCTTCTGCCTCTTATTGACCAATGGCAGAGAGTTGACCTACGAACCCGGGCCTTCAACATCCCTCCATGCCAG GTTACTACCAGGGACGGAGGTGTGGTGTCTGTAGGGGCAGATATCCAGTTCCGTATCTGGAGCCCGGTGATGTCAGTGGTGTCGGTTCAGGATCTTAACGCCTCCACACGCCTCACTGCCCACAACGCCATGACAACCAGCCTGGGCAGGAAGAGCGTCAGGGAGATTCAGACTGAGAGAATCAAACTGGGAGAATACCTTGGG ATGGACATCAATGAGATGACCAAGCCCTGGGGTCTGGAGGTAGACAGGGTGGAGCTGACTGTAGGTGCTGTCCTGAAGCACCCAGAGGACCATTCATCTGGGCCTGGCTCGGTCATCCTACCCCCCTCTATTCCTGGTCTCGAGGGCCTGGCCGAACCCATACAACAACTGGCTATGCACTTCCTGGGCAATATGGCTGGCAATGGAGCTCCCCTGGTTAGGACAG AGGACAGCATCAGCTTCTCAGACGAGGTGAGCAGTGCTCCCCTGGCTATAAGTCGTACGGGAGCCAGGGATGAAGCTGTAACCAGGCCCATGTCAGTGCTGGAACTGTACGAGGGCCTTCTCCTCTCAGAGTCTCTGGTCAGTCAGGTGGGAGCCTGCTTCCTGTTCCTCCTCCAATCGCCTGACGGACAACAGACAAGCTATTACGTAGACCTCAGCCAAG GTAGTGGCTCAGCCGGACCAGGGTCCCCTCCAGAGGGCCAGGTACCAGACGTCACCCTCAGTATGACGGACCAGGACCTGCTGGCTATGTTCGAGGGAACCCTACGACCCTTCGCAGCCTACGCCACTGGGCGACTCAAGGTCCAGGGAGACCTGAAGACTGCCATGAAGCTGGAGGAAGTTATCAAGCTACTCCGACCTTAA
- the stoml1 gene encoding stomatin-like protein 1 isoform X2, producing MYNKASGYQSLPQRDLLTAKPGLFVATESFVQSPFHRHKGHSFDYIPNVRDNDYSDSTQGWLSWICNVIVCFMVYICTFITFPISGWFVLKVVPNYQRIVVFRLGRVRPPKGPGVVLLLPLIDQWQRVDLRTRAFNIPPCQVTTRDGGVVSVGADIQFRIWSPVMSVVSVQDLNASTRLTAHNAMTTSLGRKSVREIQTERIKLGEYLGMDINEMTKPWGLEVDRVELTVGAVLKHPEDHSSGPGSVILPPSIPGLEGLAEPIQQLAMHFLGNMAGNGAPLVRTGSGSAGPGSPPEGQVPDVTLSMTDQDLLAMFEGTLRPFAAYATGRLKVQGDLKTAMKLEEVIKLLRP from the exons ATGTATAATAAAGCGTCTGGATATCAGTCTCTACCGCAACGAGATTTGCTCACTGCCAAACCGGGGTTGTTCGTGGCGACAGAAAGCTTCGTCCAATCTCCATTCCACCGTCATAAAGGACATTCGTTTGACTACATCCCCAATGTTAGAGACAACGACTACAGTG ACTCCACTCAGGGATGGCTGTCCTGGATCTGCAATGTTATTGTCTGCTTCATGGTCTACATCTGCACCTTCATAACCTTCCCCATATCAGGCTGGTTCGTACTGAAG GTTGTCCCTAACTACCAGCGCATCGTAGTGTTTCGTCTGGGCAGAGTACGTCCTCCTAAAGGGCCAGGAGTGGTGTTGCTTCTGCCTCTTATTGACCAATGGCAGAGAGTTGACCTACGAACCCGGGCCTTCAACATCCCTCCATGCCAG GTTACTACCAGGGACGGAGGTGTGGTGTCTGTAGGGGCAGATATCCAGTTCCGTATCTGGAGCCCGGTGATGTCAGTGGTGTCGGTTCAGGATCTTAACGCCTCCACACGCCTCACTGCCCACAACGCCATGACAACCAGCCTGGGCAGGAAGAGCGTCAGGGAGATTCAGACTGAGAGAATCAAACTGGGAGAATACCTTGGG ATGGACATCAATGAGATGACCAAGCCCTGGGGTCTGGAGGTAGACAGGGTGGAGCTGACTGTAGGTGCTGTCCTGAAGCACCCAGAGGACCATTCATCTGGGCCTGGCTCGGTCATCCTACCCCCCTCTATTCCTGGTCTCGAGGGCCTGGCCGAACCCATACAACAACTGGCTATGCACTTCCTGGGCAATATGGCTGGCAATGGAGCTCCCCTGGTTAGGACAG GTAGTGGCTCAGCCGGACCAGGGTCCCCTCCAGAGGGCCAGGTACCAGACGTCACCCTCAGTATGACGGACCAGGACCTGCTGGCTATGTTCGAGGGAACCCTACGACCCTTCGCAGCCTACGCCACTGGGCGACTCAAGGTCCAGGGAGACCTGAAGACTGCCATGAAGCTGGAGGAAGTTATCAAGCTACTCCGACCTTAA